The Euleptes europaea isolate rEulEur1 chromosome 7, rEulEur1.hap1, whole genome shotgun sequence genomic sequence ctgacggtgagggcggttcgacggtggaatgtgctgcctcggagggtgatggagtccccgtctttggaggtctttaagcagaggttggatggccgtCTGTCGGGAGtgatttgattgtgggatcctgcatggcagggggttggactggatggcccttgtggtctcttccaaccttgtgatttTGGGATCTTGTGAATTTATTGACACATATTGCTGTTTTCATTGGCTCTGGTTTTGTTTGGCTGTGGATCACCCAGAACATCAGCTGGAACCTTTCTCTCGAATGTACTTTATATTAATAACGGGGCATACAAAAATGGTCTTCTTCTCCTCCCGTCCTGCAACCTGAAGTGGCCAAGTCTCCTGTTCCTTCTCAGGACTGTACTATCTCATTCTCCTACATGTGCATATAGATTCAGTCATTGTTGTTTGAAGACGGTATGGTACAGCTGTTGGATCCGCTTAGGCCAAAAGgttcatctggtccagcatctccTGCCCACAGTGGCTGGCCAGATTCACCCAAGTAGGCCCCGATGGCGATAGCTCCTCttgtctcctcctccccacatctggctttcagtgtggtatagtgtagCCAACATGGTGCCGTGGtgaagagcgatggtttggagcggtactctgatctggagaaccaggtttcattccccacccctccacgtgagtggtggacattaatctggtgaaccgggctggtttccccactcttccgcatgaagccagctgggtaaccttgagctagtcacagctctcttagagctatctcagccccacctatctcacagggtgtctgttgtggagaggggaagggaaggtgattgtaagccggtttgattcttccttaagtggtagagaactcttcctcctcctcctcctccttcttcttccagagaTACTCTGTTTTGGCTACACATGTGTTGTTTGCTTTATCTTCTGTTCACTTTTAATACCTGCAAAGACAACAGCCGGAGATATCTCCGCCTCCCACCCTTTTTCTGATCCCCGGCCCAGCCTGCGGTGTGTTTTGTTTTTCGGTTTTGACATCCAACACCCAGATTTTACCAGCTTTTGTTCAGAGAAGGTTCCAACCCAGCCGCTCCCTTTACCCACATTGAGGGCTAGGCCGAGGCGACTGTTCTGCTCCCAGAATCCTTAGAACCGCAGAGGCGCGACAACCCTCGCCGGCACCCATTGGTGCAAAGTCGAAGCAGGGGCTGATTTTCGTGGCACCACCCATTTCTCCCACATTTAGAGGAGCCTTTCGAAACATCGAAGGGTGAAACTGGTGGCTGTCAGTCGgaccttctcagtcttctcttcctctctcgtTTCAGGGGCCATGGCCTCTGCCGTACCACCCAATTTCTCCTGGGTAGCGCCCGGCCGGCTGGCAGGGATGGCCATGCCTCGGCACCCCACCCACTATCAGTACATGTACGAACACGGCATCCGGCACCTGGTCTCGCTCACGGAGCGCAGCCCGCCTTACCACGACACTTGCCCCGGCATCCAGCTGCACCGCGTCCGCATCACAGACTTCTGCCCGCCGTCGCCGGAGCAGATTCAGCATTTCTTGCAGGTTGTGGAGGATGCCAATGCCAAGGGAGAGGTAAGATCTGTTCTGTGTTGAGCGTCCTATTTTGCACTTGCTCAGATTACTCCCCACTCATCAAAGCTAGGCGCTAagcagggctgtttagcttggaaagaaggcggttaaggggagacgtgataaaggtctatgaaattatgcatggtatggacagtggacagggagaagcttttctccctctctcataataccagaacacagggtcatctgccgaagctggagggtgacagattcaaaactgataaaaggaaatatttcttcacacaacgcatagttaaattgtggaactccctgcccaaggatgtggtgatggctgccaacttggaaggcttgaagaggggagtggacctgttcatggaggacatggctatccatggctactagcaaaaatggaccttggtctgatccagcatggcctttcttatgttcagggttggccctggttagtacttggatgggagactactgagtaagtccagggttgttactcagaggcaggcagtggcaaaccacctctgaatgcctcttggcttgaaaaccctactgggttgaccGGGAGTTGATGGTTCTTTCCACCACCTGCcctaacttggatggcccaggctagcttgatctcattggatctcggaagctaagcagggtcggccctggttagtacttggatgggagaccaccgaggaagtccagggtcgctattcagaagcaggtgatggcaaaccacctctgctcatctcttgccttgaaagccctatgagcATCCATTATACGGCGTtcccaacttgatggcactttattattattatggatgTTAAGACCCATTTCTTTAATCAcgtttttaccctgccctttctccaaggtgcTCAGGGTAGCGTACATCCCTCTCGCCGttttaacttcacaacaaccctgttaggtaggtttgGCTAGGAAAGAGTAACTGGTCAATGTGCTTCAGGGCAGAGTCTGAATTTGAAGCTGGGCTTCCCCATTCCAAATCCAACCCCTACGCCCCACTGGGTGTGATGGTTATAACCTGCCACTCCACCTGTTACAGCTGGCAAGGTTCATTTTGAACCGCTAGAAACCGGCTATAGCACAGTTTTATTGTTTCTGTCATGTCTTTAACCAACAGAACTAACACTCGCCCGGCTTTCAGACAGACATTGCTGCAGAGTTAAATAATTCATTAAGCAGCTGTCGAAGAAGACTTTGGCAGTGTGTATGTGTAGTGGGGGGTGAAATTCAAGCAGTTGTCcttacctttgtgtgtgtgttaggtgccgtcaagtcgcttccaactcatggcgaccctatgaatcagtgtcctccaaaaacgtcctgtccttaacagccttgcttaggtcttgcaaattgagggctgtggcttccttgatggagtcgatccatctcttgttgggccttcctcttttcctgctgccttcaacttttcctagcatgattgtcttttccagtgactcttgtcttctcataatgtggccacaGTATGacaccctcagtttagtcattttagcttctagggtcagttcaggcttgatttgatctataacccactgatttgtcttttttggcggcccagggtatccgtaacactctcctccaacaccatatttcaacggaatctactttattcctatcagctttccttattgtccaactttcacacccacacatagtaatagggaatacactggcatgaattaacttggtctCGTGTTTTTCCTTCCCCCTCAGGCGGTGGCGGTGCATTGCATGCTGGGATTTGGCCGAACTGGAACCATGCTGGCCTGTTACCTCGTGAAGACCCAGAAGATCACCGGCGTCGACGCCATCCACAAAATCCGCGAGATGCGACCCGGCTCCATCGAGACAGCCGACCAGGAGAAAGCCGTCGTCCAGTTCCACCACCGTGTCAAATAGCCGTTCGCTTTTGTGAAAAGGGACACGGTGGGGGACGACTACTTGGCCACCAGAACTATTCTAGTGGAGGGCGTTACGGAAAGAGACTCTCTTTCTCAACTCCCCCTGCCACTAGGAACAAACTCTCTGCCTGGCAGAAGATGAGCTAAAATAATTATTCGGGAGACCTGATTTGGGGTTCTTTAGGATGGGTTTAGGGCTAGCAACTGCGGCTGAAATCGATGGGGGACTCCGGACAGAAGATCAGGGGGCAAGATTACCTCACTGGGGTCACTCACCCGAATCTGTGTGACTGCACACGATGTGATTTTCCCTCCCGTGCCATGAAAAATGGTTGCTGTAAGGAATTGGGTGCTGTTTTAGAACAGGgctagggggagggggggagtccttTTCTGTTTCTTGTGATGGTCCTCACTTCAACCTTTTGACATGCTGACACGTTATTTGCTCTCCAGGCATTAAAAAAGGTCAAAGGGGACAGCCCCCCATGTTGGTTGTTTCTAAACAGGGCAGTCTGCACTAATATTCTTCGTTTCTTTCCGACAATGGTGAGAAGGCTATCCTGCTGGTGTATACATGTCTTATGCCACGTCAAACGGTACAGCTGTTTTCTACTCTgaagggcagcggctctccagggcctcctgcaaagaaaggtctttccttttccccctgaatacctgaaactgccttataccgaatcaggccTTTGGTCTGTTGAGGTCAGTATTTGCATGCTCTGACTGAcagcaattctccagggtctcaggtagagatctttcccatcgACTACAACTTGCTTCTTTCTTCCATCACatattggagcggtggactctgatcgggagaactgggtttgattccccactcctccacatgagccgccgagggcaatctggtgaaccgggttggtttccccactcctacacgtgtggccagctgggtgaccctggggctagtcacagctctcttcgagttctctcagcctcacctgcctcacagtatctgttgggaggggaaggtgactgtaagccggtttgattcttccttaaggggtagagaaagttgacatatgaaaatcaactcttcttctttcttcttccccttcctcctccttctttttcatgCCAGGGAGCTACAGCCACTTGGCAACCTGAGATTTTCTTAAGTggactggggattgaacctgggtcccttcTCCATGCAAGTATTCCTGAATCATGCTcctttctgtgggggggggatgggggggctgCTGCCATGTCTACTGCCCAGTGACAGCTGCTGTTGCTCAGTGGCTGAAGCTGAGCTATGAAGTAGGGGGGTGCGTACCCACTCTAAGGGCTGTCTGCTCTCCCTCCTGGTCTTTGAAGGTATTGGACACGGGTTCCTTCCTCCATCTTCTTACCTTGGCCCTTTGCAGCTGCTGGCTTTTGGACTGTCCAGGTCCCCAGCTTCCTCTCTAGGAGCGGCGGGAGCCTCTACCTGTTTGGGGCCTGTCACGGCCTGCACAGCTAGGCTGGCCGCTGCTCCTGGATTTCTTGGTGCCTCTCCCTCTGGGTAAGGgtcctcaggtagggttgccagtcttcaggtggTACCctgagatctcctactgttacaactgatctccagctgatagagatcagtccacctggtgaagatggccgctttggcaattggactctatggcattgaagtccctcccctccccaaaccccaccctccccaggcaaagaaggacctggcaaccctatcctcagggCACTGGGTTGTTCGTGGCTTGCCCcgtggagagccagcgttgtgtagaggttaagaggggtggtttggagcggtggactctgatctggagagccggctttgattccccactcctccatatgagcggcggatgctaatctggtgaactggatttgtttccccactcctacgcatgaagccagctgggtgaccttgggctagtcacagttctcttagccctgcctacctcacagggtttctgttgtggggaggggaagggaaactggtgtgattcttccttaagtggtagagaaagtcagcatataaaaaccaactcttcatcttcttctaagtCGGGGACGAGAGCCAGCCCCCGGACACATGGATTcgaatttgggtctcccagaacccaCATTTGCTCCCATTTTATTTCCTTCTGCAGAGTTACCGTTGGAGCCAggggggtggtagggttgccagccttcaggggggcctggagatcttccagaaacacaattgatctccagacgagagagatcggttccccgtggagaaaatgattgctttggagggtggactctatagcatcacatccctgctgtagtctctgccctccccaggcttcgctcccaaatctccaaacctggaggtggcaaccttagGATATAGCAACAGAAGGGCTGGAGGAAATGTCGTTTCCGTTAGAGTACGCTGGATACAAAGGACCAGAAGGGGGAGCTTGTGGATTGGCGAATTTGTGTTTGGAAGGGTGCCCGGGGTATCTTGAGTTCCCTTAACTgcaagctaatttttaaaaattaaccgtTCCTGTTCCTCCTCCTGGCTGCTTCCGAGTTTTGTGCATAagcctgatttaaatgtgatgttGGCGAAGGCAAAAGTCTTTGGTCTTTGTACCACCGGCGAGTGCTTTTTTCGTCAGCCGGGGTCATGTTGAAATTAAGCCTTCGAGTGAAAAATTGGCAGCGGGAGCACGAAATCCCAGAAGGGGtatccaaccccaccctccttcctttcttcttcataGGAAGAAACCAGAGGGAGAAATGATTGTAGGGAGGTGTGACCACTTCCCTCTTAGATAGTCTGCTGGTTTTATCAAAaaatctgtgttgtttttttaaactgccttCCAAATTCCTCACGGGTTTAGCCTGAGGATCATCCTCATGTGAAGTAACCTGGTGCCAATTTAGGTGTGAGGAACCATTTTCAGAAATGTTGCGCGTCTCATCAAACATCCTTTTGGGGGGCTTTTCctcgtgggtttttttttggttgttggttctggccccatactgcttggtttatcccctgatttcggCATGCATTTTGGTGTTTTAGCTTCTGCTTCTGCAAATTGGCACACGAGACTAATATAAGGGGATATCTTGGAAGTGAAAGTCACAacagtccccaaccttttcaagcctgcgggcacctttggaatactgacacagtgtggtgggtgcagctacAAACTGGCGGCCACGGGAGGCAGAGCTAGCCACAGCATGGCCTCaacagcttaccttcaatcacacacagcccattcctgaagaggggggggaaagctccttaGGGGCCGGCATGACCCCGCACTGAATacggtggcacctacaccagtgcGGCGTCAAACACGCCAGCGTCCAGGAGCCTCCAGTtcctgccaccagtgcagccacactggcagggatTTCCCACAAGGGGAAACCCCCTTGAGCAGCGGCAAGGATGCGCCACTTTTTtgggtggcgcagcctcgctttgggcaatggggcatttcccccgtttttctatttttaattttttgatgGTCTGCGGcgtctgggaagcctctgaggaggaggcgcggcaGCTCCGCTTCCGGCCGCCGCGGATCTACACTCCCCCCGTTCAGGATTGGGCTCACagtgaagtttttttttccaattttattttattatatgaaATGAGGACAACAGGAAAACgggaaaacaaaaggaaaacgggagggggagaaatatatatataacggCATATAACTTTCACAAAAGATTAATGATAAGATCTTAGTgctgtggtggtgtgtgtgtgttaagtgccgtcaagtcgcttccgactcatggcgaccctatgaatgaaagtcctccaaaatgtcctatctttgacagccttgctcagatcttgcaaattgaaagctgtggcttcctttattgagtcaatccatctcttgtggtgGTAGCTTCtaccaaaacaacattttttaaaaatttgaacaaTCAGATGCCTTGTTGGACAAAAGCCCCAtatagccccacccacttctaaaaatatttggtgggcaccagaaaaggtgtcacaTTTGGGGGCCctgggctagagacttttttaaaataaaaactgggaattcaaagaacctgcttAGCCTCTCGTTACAATGGAATATCAATATTttagagctttttttaaaaaaaaatgcagccataATATTAATATAAACATGCTCAAAAAATAATAAAGGGGGGATGTTCTGGGACGCCTTGATGGCAAGAGcagcctcccttgaaaatcctgattatttaaggcacgtgtggaagaaaataaactgactccacaattgTGAAAATGCAAAGTGAGGGCCGATAtgtggaagaaccctgcccaaaccaattccagtgcttgtggatcaactgccaagaaaatcaagaGGAAGCCGAGCGTGCCGAAGAGCCCAGAGTGTGGGAAGAAGGCATCTTCCCTCAGAAAGCTTTCAATGTGTCACCACACCCCAAAACATTTTGACTTTTTGCTACCGGCAAAATCCTGTTTGTGCCAAGGGGACGGGCAGAGGGCCCAGAGGAATTTTGCTGACAAATCCTCATTTGGGGCATCTCGTAAATCCCTTCTCCGCTTTGCCTGGAAAGAACCTCCCAAGTTCACTCTCGCCTTCTGTGAAATTTCGGTGGTAGCCCGAATTCGAAGCCGTCAGAGGATTCGGGGGACAAATTCGGGGGACAAATTCAGGGGAGCGGGGCAACAACCACCCAGCTGTTGTTCCTGACTccgccagcttttaaaaaatggtgtggTAAGTTGCTCATTTGGTTTCATGTGTTGCTGAATTGCGATTGGGCAAGGCCGGGCTATCTGGCTGCTAGGACAACATACGCTTTATCACTGGTTGATGGTATaagggagccagcttggtgtagttgtttaagagcggtgctttggagcggtggagtctgatctggaggactgggtcactatgcctattaaaggttattgaaattgaaccaggtttgattccccgctcctccacatgagcagaggaggcttagctggtgaactggatgtgtttccccactcctacacatgaagccagcggggtgaccttgggctagtcacaattctattaagagctctctcagccccacctacctcacagggtgtctgttgtggggaggggaagggaaggtgattgtaagccggtttgagtctcccttaagtggtagagaaagttggcatagaaacaccaactcttcttcctacatTCTTTGCTGCTCACATTAACACTCCATTTTTGGGGAAGTTCACATTTTTATTCAAATGCGGGAAGTTTCCCACGTTTGCAGAATAACGCCCCCTGTCTGAACCTGGCCCCATTCTCTGGGTCTATCGATCCacaccttaagtggtagagaaagttggcatattaaaaaaactcttctttttctcttcatcCGTACAACGTTAGAAATACATTACAAGTCTTTTGTGTGAGCCAGTCCCAATGGTGAACTATCCATGCCAAACAACAATAAGTGACAACAGGCCACACAATATATCAGGTTATTGCTTTATAGCACATCTTTTACATGTATATCTGGATCTGTCTTTATAATAattgtaattgtatatatgaccactgaagaaagccATACAGGCCGAAACACGTCTGCTTTATTATTGGGCATTAACAATGCTGTTATCATCAACAATGTTGGAAAGTTAGTAACTGTACACATAGATTCTTTTTATTGATTAGGTTATATAAGGCcaagtgtttttatttctgtgtacaccatataataaattttttttttaataatttgtagCTCAACTTTAGGGTTCTGAGTTTAGTTCTGGTTgagttttttccctccccccccctttccccccttttcattgATTCCATTCCTAAGACAACATGCCACATTCCACTTCCCAAAATCTCATTAGATTCTTTCTTCTACTCGGTCAAGGTCACCCTCCTACTTTGACAGGGACCAGAACTAGAGTAGGCTTCGATTGCATCAGCTCTCCCTTGTTCCAGAACTTTCTACACCAAtatttgtcctttaaaaaaaaatctcagggaCTCGAAGCCATGTTGAAATTCCAGATTCAGTTCTAGAAAGCTCATGCTACCCAAGTGAGCTCTGCAAGCACACCAGCTTTTTCAACTCCCTTTGAGATGTGTTACAAAACCGCTCCGCGTTTCATAAGAGGTGTTTGGAGAACCGTTCCTGACCCAGAATATCTTGGCGTGGGAGGGCTGGAAGAACGTTCTACAGCAAGCTCGCTTTCAACGGAGATTAGGAGGAAGGCATCAAAAGAACAAATTGGTGAAGGGGagactgcttccccccaccaccacctagcAGATGGCAGCCTGAAATTTTATGATGAGGGAACATAATGCTACGCTGGGATGGGGGGGATCATAAGTCAACTGGAAACAGAATCGCAAATATAAATGCAATATTCTTAACGGGACTTCATTTACTCGTTTAAATTGAGCTGGGATTGTAGGGACGAATGTTCATGCGGCACCTAGATTCTAGGATCTGATCTTCCATTCAAAACTGAGGGAACATCTGCccagaggagtagtagtagtgttATCTGATGAGGCCCTTTTTGCATGGTGCAAACATAGAGCAACCACCTCATCAGTGATAGGGATAACATTTTATCCAGCGACGGATAACTGAGAGGCCCCTAAATAGTTAGAGCGCCGATGACCTTGCAGAAGTCTGTGCATAGTAAATTAATATAGGAGATAAAAATCCTGAACGCTTTCACAAATGGAAATACTGTGGGCCAATTCAAATGGTAACTGTGCCCCTGGTGTTCTGTGTGGGTCCTGTTGTGTTCATCAAACGAGAACTGTGGTTCGAACATAGTTCGCAGGGGCGtgtgatttggatcagggctgcGGTGGCGGGGGGGAATGATCTTAACCCTCCCCCTTACACTGGTTTCCTGGTGAGTCacgcattctgcacatgctctccTACACACAAGTTGGCTTGCAGCTAATGCTTAAAAACAGATACTGGGCTGAGTATGTTCAGAGCAGAGAGGAGAGGCAACGGTGGGGCTGACTcctcttccagtgtggtgtagcagttaagagcggtggtttggaggggtggactctgatctggagaactgggtttgattccccgctcctccacatgagcagcggaggctaatctggtgaacccggttggtttccccactcctccacatgaagccagctgggtgaccttgggcaagtcacagctctcttagctctctctgagccccatctacctcacagagtgtctgttgtggggagaggaagggcaggcgattgtaagcccgtttgattcttccttaagtggtagagaacatcagcatataaacaccaactcttcttcttcctctcctcctcctcctactactacATTCTTCGCTGCTCACATTAACACTCCCCCTTCATTTTTGGGGAAGTTCACATTTTTATTCAAATGCGGGAagtcccccaggtttgcagaataaCGCCCCCTGTCTGAACCTGGCCCCATTCTCTGGGTCTATCAatccacatgggggggggggggctaaagttcagaataagttgtgtgtgtgtgcagtcaagtcacagctgacttatggcgacaccgtagggttttcaaggcaagaggtggtttgccattgcctgcctctgcatgggctgagagagatctgagagaataAGATACAGGAGTTGTTGAATGTTTAGCCCACTTTTCAGTCCCCAAATTAGACTCCTTTGGGCCATAGCAGGGAGGTGTGGTGGCAATGTACCGTTGCAGACAGCAGACCGCCAGCACACCTTCGTCTCCTAGGCCCAACCGGCAGCAAGTCACCAAATATGCCCCTCTGACAAGAGAGCGTTAGCTGCAAATGGGTCTTGGCAAGTCTTGGCAAAAGGAATCTTACACCTGTGTAGCCTTGGGGTCTAGGAGGGGGAGTAAGGCTCACTTGCTTGTCAGGAAGATCAACGGGCAGCCTTCTCATCCCTAGCCTTTAGCCTTCAGCGAGCTAAAGCAAACTGACAGGTGTTCGTGTCTGCAAGAGAAATCTCTATAGCTTTTCCCCCACTCCCCAGTCTCGCTTTGAGGCCCTGGGGGCTAGATTTTTGTTTAAAGTAGGCAAGTGACTCCGAAGCCTGGCGTGTAGGAGAGGAATGAGAGCCTGCTCAGTTCTGTGCCTAAAATAGTGTTTTGAGACCTGcaatgggaaaaaaaatccaaatgctCTGCACGCAGGTCAAGTTAAGGAAAAGTTAAAAATTCAGAAAGTGAAAACCCTGGTTGAAATCCCTGCTCCACCTGCGCATCCCCCTGAGTCAGGCCAAGCAAATAATTGTTTCTTCTCTCAATTGCTGTGCAGTTAAATTGCTCGGAGATCCTGGGATGGAttgtgatggaggaggaggagttaggaTGGAATCTGGCAGGTTAGATGGTGAagctttagtagggttgccaacctccaggtactagctggcgttctcctgctattacaactgatctccagtcaatagagatcagttcacctggaggaaatggccgctttggcaattggactctatggcattgaagttcctcccctccacaaatcccaccctccaattgacaa encodes the following:
- the DUSP23 gene encoding dual specificity protein phosphatase 23, with the translated sequence MASAVPPNFSWVAPGRLAGMAMPRHPTHYQYMYEHGIRHLVSLTERSPPYHDTCPGIQLHRVRITDFCPPSPEQIQHFLQVVEDANAKGEAVAVHCMLGFGRTGTMLACYLVKTQKITGVDAIHKIREMRPGSIETADQEKAVVQFHHRVK